A window from Candidatus Gracilibacteria bacterium encodes these proteins:
- the metG gene encoding methionine--tRNA ligase, with product MDSFYLTNAIAYTNAGPHMGHALEAVQGDALTRYHRLQGEEVFFLVGTDEHGSKNEQVAREKGVTPQELADTNSALFLDFHKKVNAANDDFIRTTSERHKEGARKLWTELEAAGVFYEKEYEGKYCMGCEAFILDKDLVDGKCAVHLKEPQILKEKNIFFKLSQYSEAIKQKVESGELLIRPASRRNEFLSLLEEGLRDVSFSRPKKSLNWGIEVPGHEDQVMYVWCDALSNYISALGYAERSEAFKKWWPAAVHLIGKDIIRFHCGIWIGMLMAAGLPLPKAIFVHGFVTSEGQKMSKSLGNVVDPIALIEEWGSDPVRYYLLREIPSDEDGDFSRDRFAAVYKDELQNTIGNLVRRVATLCIKNFDGKVEKRKDEMEEVWTKTWERYHKGFLNFDMRSSIEAMLELARFGNLYTDENKPWELAKTDPKRLAVVLGNLIQLCSGLGEMLQPIIPEAAQKILDQVSGETIVLGEPLFPHHGLSQLGGTDSAGA from the coding sequence ATGGACTCGTTCTACCTCACCAATGCGATTGCGTACACCAATGCAGGGCCTCACATGGGGCATGCGCTGGAGGCGGTGCAGGGGGATGCCTTGACGCGGTATCATCGTTTGCAGGGTGAGGAAGTGTTTTTTTTGGTTGGGACGGATGAGCATGGCAGCAAGAATGAGCAAGTGGCTAGGGAGAAGGGGGTCACGCCTCAGGAGCTTGCGGATACAAATAGTGCGTTGTTTTTGGATTTTCATAAGAAAGTGAACGCCGCCAACGATGATTTTATTCGCACCACCAGTGAGCGGCACAAGGAGGGGGCGCGGAAATTGTGGACTGAGCTGGAGGCCGCCGGAGTGTTTTATGAAAAAGAATATGAGGGCAAATACTGCATGGGCTGTGAGGCTTTTATTTTGGACAAAGACTTGGTGGATGGGAAATGCGCGGTGCATTTGAAGGAGCCGCAGATTTTGAAAGAGAAAAATATTTTCTTTAAACTTTCGCAGTATTCCGAGGCGATCAAGCAGAAGGTGGAGTCTGGGGAACTTTTGATTCGGCCGGCTTCCAGGCGGAATGAATTTTTGTCGCTTTTGGAAGAGGGGCTGAGGGATGTGAGTTTTTCCAGGCCCAAAAAAAGTTTGAATTGGGGAATTGAGGTGCCGGGGCATGAGGATCAAGTGATGTATGTGTGGTGTGACGCGCTCTCCAATTATATTTCCGCGCTGGGTTACGCCGAGCGGAGCGAGGCGTTTAAAAAATGGTGGCCGGCGGCGGTGCATTTGATCGGCAAGGACATCATTCGCTTTCATTGCGGGATTTGGATTGGCATGCTGATGGCCGCCGGCCTTCCTCTGCCCAAAGCTATTTTTGTGCATGGTTTTGTCACCAGTGAAGGACAAAAAATGAGTAAGTCTTTGGGTAATGTTGTGGATCCCATTGCACTTATTGAGGAATGGGGAAGTGATCCGGTTCGTTATTACTTGCTGCGCGAAATCCCCAGCGACGAGGATGGAGATTTTTCTCGTGATCGTTTTGCTGCGGTTTACAAGGATGAACTCCAAAACACCATTGGGAACTTGGTGCGACGAGTGGCGACCTTGTGCATCAAGAATTTTGACGGGAAAGTGGAGAAACGCAAAGATGAGATGGAGGAGGTGTGGACAAAAACTTGGGAACGATACCACAAAGGATTCTTAAACTTTGATATGCGCTCCTCCATTGAGGCGATGCTGGAACTGGCTCGATTTGGGAATTTATACACCGATGAAAATAAACCTTGGGAACTCGCGAAAACAGACCCCAAACGATTGGCCGTTGTTTTGGGCAATTTGATCCAACTGTGTAGCGGGCTTGGTGAAATGCTTCAGCCCATTATTCCGGAGGCTGCTCAAAAGATCCTGGATCAGGTCTCGGGAGAAACGATTGTACTCGGAGAGCCTTTATTCCCTCACCATGGCCTCAGCCAACTCGGCGGCACTGACTCCGCTGGCGCTTAA